A segment of the Fibrobacter succinogenes subsp. succinogenes S85 genome:
GTACACGAACTCACGACAGGGCTTGTGAACCAGACGCCCGTGCATCCGCGCGAAGCGTTTGCGCTCGCTATTGAAGACCGCGCCGTTTCTGTGATTTTTGTCCACAATCACCCTTCTGGATCGCTGGAACCGAGTCCTGAAGACATGTCTATCACGCGAGTCCTCTGCGCATCAGGTAAAATTTTGCAAATCCCAGTTTTGGACCATATTATCATTGGTAAAAGTGGGTTTACAAGTTTGTGCCGTCTTTACCCAGAAATCTTTGAACAGGCTTTTTTCAAGTGAAATCTTGTAAAAAAAAGACATAAATAGTAAAAATACAAAAAGTATGTATTATTTATCCATTATTTCGTGGGTGAAAAAGTGCGGACTTTTTTTTAAAGAGTTATATTTCACTTAAACATTACTATAAGGACCACTCTATCCAAGGGGTGGTTAAAACAAGGAGACTCTATGAAACGAGTAGCAATGGGATTGGCCCTGGCTTTGGCAGCATCATCTGCCTTTGCTGGTCACGCCAATACGATTAACAAGACGGGTTTCGTCGGTGTCAATAAGACACAGTCTGCCCAGTCTCTTGGTCATTCAAAGCTTGTGTTTACGGCTTTGGGCGATTACGCATTTGGCAATAGCATGTTCAAGGCTGATCCTGAAAACGGCTATAACTATGCATTTGAAAATGAATACACGAAGCAGAAGGCTGAAGCAGCCCAGTACAGCGGCATAAGCGCTTACGTTGGTCTCGCTATCGGTCTTTTGGACTACTTCGATATCGGTGTGACGTTGCCGGTCTTCTATGACCAGTTCAACGGCAACGCAGTTTGTGGTGAAGCAGAAGGCTGCAACCCGGCTGCTCTCGCTGGTACCAAGGTCGGTTACATTGGTAACGTGACTGCCAGCTTGAAGGCTCGCGCTCCGATTCCGGCAGATGTGCCTATCGACTTCGCTGCTTTCTTCAGATATTCTTTCAAGACATCCAAGAACTCCAAGCAGGGTGTCTGGATTCGTGAACCGGAATACATTGCCAAGGAAGTTGGCATGGCATTCCCGTACGGTACTGCTAAGTCTGTGATGACCGTCGGTGCCGCTTTGACGTTCGACCTTTCCAAGATTGACGTTATGCCTCTCCTCGTCCATATCAACGGTGGTTACCGTATGTCCATGGACAAGGCTTACATGTCCTTCCCGTTTGCAAGCGCAGCTCTTGAATTCTATGTGCTTGACTTCCTCTCGTTCTTCGGTGAATTCTACATGGATATCCAGACCGAAGACTTTACCTGGAACGTTGCTCAGTATGGCCTCCCTGAAAAGCTTGACATGAAGCAGGTGACTGGCGGTGCTGTGTTCCACTTGCCGATTGGCCTCGACATCCAGCTTGGCGCTTCTGTCTACGTTGGCAATGACAACTATGTCCACTTTGCCCGCGTGATGGAAAACGAAGAAAACTTCCTCACCGGTATCAAGGCTACCAAGACTCGCGTGAACCCGCAGCTTGCCTTGTTCGGTGGTCTTACCTGGTCCGGCTTCCTCGCTCCGCAGGACCGCGATGGTGACGGCGTGGCTGACTCTGATGACCGCTGCCCGGATGACTATGGTCATCGTTTGAACGGCGGCTGCCCGATGGGTAACCCGGATAGCGACGAAGACGGTGTCTGCGACGCTTGGGTTTCTGAAAAGGGTATGCTTGACGAATTCCGTAATGTTTGCGAAGGCATCGACCAGTGCCCGACCGAAAAGGGTAATAAGTCTAATGGTTGCCCGACGGATGATCCGGACCCGGATAAGGACGGCGTCTGCGATGCTTGGGTAAGCCAGAAGGGTGAACTCGACAACTTCAAGGAAATTTGCGAAGGCATCGACCAGTGCCCGGCTGAAGCTGGTACGCTCGTCAACAACGGTTGCCCGGAAGACAATCCGGATCCGGATGGCGACGGTCTCTGCTCTCCGTGGGTCACCGACAAGAACAAGCTTGACCAGTATGCCGGCGTCTGCAAGGGCTACGACATGTGTCCGGGTGAAGCTGGTGCTGCCGGCAATAAGGGCTGCCCGTGGGATGATCCGGACAGCGACGGCGACGGTATCTGCGACGAATGGGTTGTTCAGAAGAAGCTCGGCTACTACTTCGAAAAGGCTGCCGAAGACGAATCTGTTGCTAAGGAATGGTTCATCTCCAAGACCTGTAAGGGTCTCGACAAGTGCCCGCTCGAACACGGTGTTGCCGCTAACGATGGCTGCCCGCTCCCGGATCCGGACCTTGACAAGGATGGCGTCTGCGATGCTTGGGTCACCGAAAGGAACATGTTCAACCTCTTCGAAGGTGTCTGCGCTGGTCTTGATCGCTGCCCGAATGAAGCTGGCGATGATGGCTTCGGCTGCCCGAAGAAGAAGGTAGAAAAGCTCGAAGGTATCTCCTTCAAGAGCGGTTCTGCAACTGTCAACGCTAACGCTAAGAGAATCCTTAAGGGTATCGCTCAGAAGCTTAAGGAAGACGAAGCATACAAGGATCTCAAGATTGTGATCCAGGGTCATACCGACAACCGCGGTAAGGCTAAGAAGAACCTCAAGCTCTCTGACCGCCGCGCTAAGGCCGTTATGAAGCAGCTCACGAAGTTCGGCGTTGCCAAGAACCGTATCAAGGCTGTTGGTCTCGGCTCTACCTGCCCGGTTGACGACAACTCCACGGCAGACGGCCGCGAAATGAACCGTCGTATTGAAATGCACTTCGTCACACCGGAAAATGACGGTATGAAGTGCGAAAGCAACTACGTTGGTGACTAATAACTTTTAGAGTCTCAACCAAAGCCCCGGGCATAAGCCCGGGGCTTTTCTTATAATCGCAACTACGTTGCCATTTTGTCATCCCGGCCTCCGTGCCGGGATCGCCTTTATTAATTGCTAAATTATCGTATATGACAAAACTTGATGAAATTCTGACCGTAAATAACTTTAGCAATCACGATCTCGTTGAAATGCTCCCCGTGAACTTGAACCACAAGATGGTGCAGAAGGCGCGCCTCGGAAAGAAGCCTGTGCCAAAGCACACGCAAGACCTGATTCTGCAGGCTTTGAACAAACTCTTGCTGCAAACCGCGGCTGAAGTGGATGGCAAGGTTGTGAAGCAGTACAAGCGCGTGGAAGTGTTCGGAAACGACGAAGTCGCTTAGCAACTTTTATTACATTAACAATATGCAGCAATACTTAGATCTTCTTAAAGATATTATCGATAACGGTGTGGACCGTTCCGACCGCACTGGCACCGGCACTCGTTCTGTGTTCGGCCGCCAGACTCGCTTTGACCTTTCCAAAGGCTTCCCGTGCCTTACAACTAAGAAACTCCACTTGCGCAGTATCATTCACGAACTGCTGTGGTTCTTGAAGGGCGATACGAATATCAAGTACTTGCACGATAACAAGGTTACGATTTGGGACGAATGGGCCGATGAAAATGGCGACTTGGGCCCGGTTTACGGTCACCAGTGGCGCTCCTGGCCGACACCCGATGGCGGACATATTGACCAGATTGCAAATTTGATCAATAGCCTCAAGAATAATCCGGATTCTCGCCGTCACTTGGTTTGCGCCTGGAACGTCGCCGAAGTCGACAAGATGGCTTTGCCGCCGTGCCATTGCCTGTTCCAGTTCTACGTGGGCGGTGTTGGTGCTAGCGGTAAGCGTAAGCTCAGCTGCCAGCTTTACCAGCGCAGTGCCGACATGTTCCTCGGCGTGCCGTTCAACATTGCGTCTTATTCGCTCTTGACGATGATGCTTGCTCAGGTCTGCGGTTACGAAGCTGGCGAGTTTGTCCATACTTTTGGCGACTTGCATTTGTACAGCAATCACTTTGACCAGGCTCGTGAACAGCTTTCGCGTACGCCGCGTGCGCTCCCGACGATGAAGATGAATCCTGATGTCAAGGATTTGTTTAATTTCAAGTTCGAAGATTTTGAACTTGTGAATTACGATCCGTGGCCGACCATCAAGGCTCCGATTGCTGTTTAATGAACTCTTCGATTGACTTCATTGGCGATATTCATGGGCATTACGATGAACTCGTAGTGCTCCTTAAAAAGCTAGGCTACGAAGAACGCGGAGGCGCGTTCCGCTATCCGGGCGATGCTCGAACGGTCGTCTTTTTAGGCGATTATATTGACCGCGGGAGTCGTGTGCGCGATACGGTAAATCTCGTGCGTGCCATGCGCGATGCGGGTTCTGCTGTGGCTCTGCTGGGCAATCACGAGTTCAATGCGCTTAGCTTTTGGCACGAGAATGGAGCCGGCGGGCGTCCCATAAAATCAATTCGCGGCGGTTATTTGCGTGAGCATTCTTTTAACAAAGTAGCGATTCACGTGAAGACTGTTGAAAGCTATCGCGGGCGCAAGGCGGAATTCCAGGAAATGCTTGATTTCCTCAAGACGCTCCCGCTTTACTTGGAAACGGACTTGTTCCGTGCGCAGCACGCTTGTTTTGACTTGAAATGTGCCGATGTGCTTAAAGCTGAAGGTATCCGTTCTTTTATGGATGGCGATTTTGACGAGCTTATTGCGCGTGCGAACGACAAGAATGACGAATACGATGATTCGCTGTATTGGCCGATAAGTTTGTTCTTGAAAGGCCCAGAATTGGATTTGCCGGAGGGAGTGACGTTCCGCGATGCCGAAGGTGTAAATCGTAAACGTACGCGAATCCGCTGGTGGATTAATCCGAAAAACGTCACTTTGCAGGATCTCAGTTTCCAGCCGGGCGTGGAATTGCCTCCGCGCGAAGTTCCGCTTGAAATTCAGACTCGCGATTTCTATGGCGAAAATGAACGCCCGGTTTTCTTTGGGCATTATTGGTTGACGGGAATGCCTGAACTTATTCGTGATAACGTCTGCTGCTTGGATTACAGTGTTGCAGGTTATCGCGGTGATGGGCGCCTGGTTGCTTACCGTTTTGATGGCGAACAGAAACTTGATAACCGTAAGTTCGTCTCAGTCGAAGCCGGAACAGCATTATAAAAAGCCCATACCCCATAGCCCAAAGCACCGAAGGTGCGACCCCATGGCTGATTGCCTTATTGCTATATTTATTATATGCTACAATGGGATACGCTTCTTTCTGCAACGCGTTACGGTCACCCGGCCGATCCGGACCCGAACCGTTCTGACTTCCATCGCGATTACGACCGCATCGTTTTTTCTACCGCATTTCGTCGCTTAGGCCGCAAGACTCAAGTTCATCCGTTCTCGGTGAATGACCACGTTCACAGCCGCCTCACGCACAGTCTTGAAGTTTCGAGTGTGGGCCGTAGCCTCGCAATTACGGTGTATCACCTGATTAAAAAGCATTTGCCGAAGTACGTGAACGAATACCAGTTCGGTACGATTGTGCAGTCGGCATGCCTCGCTCACGATATTGGAAACCCGCCGTTTGGCCATGCAGGTGAAGCCGCTATTCGCGAATGGTTCCGCAAAAATCGCCATTCCGCACCGATGTCTGAACTGAGCGACAAGGAAATTGCAGACTTCGAAAACTTTGACGGTAACGCTCAAGGCCACCGCATTTTGAGCAAGCTCGAATACCACTTCCTTGATGGCGGTATGCGTCTCACGTACGCAACAATCGGTTCGATGATTAAGTACCCGCGACTTGCGTATTACGGTTGCCCGACGAGTTTGTTCCGCACTGAGGCTGAACTCTATCGCGAAACGGCTGAAATTCTTGGCATTCCGGAAATTGAAAATGGCGTGTGGGCGCGCCATCCGCTTGTGTACTTGATGGAAGCGGCAGACGATATTTGCTATTCCATCCTTGACGTTGAAGATGCAATTGAACTTGGCATTTTGACGTTCGGCGATGTGCGCAACATGTTCAGTTTCTTGTGTGGTCCGGAAGTCGATATCGACCGCGAGTTCGAAGAAAACGGTCAGAACTTCAGAGACTTCCTCAGCAGCATTCGTGGGCGCGCCATCCAGAACTTGATTGATGACGTGGCGGTGCTTTTTGTGAAGCATTACGACCGCATTATGGAAGGTTCGCTTGACAAGCACTTGATTGACCTTTCACGTTCCGATACGATGGAAGGTATTCGCATTGCGAAGCGCCTGGGTGTAGAACGCATTTACCCCGACCGCCGCAAGACGGAACTTGAAGTCGGTAGCTACACGACGCTTAGTACTGTGCTTGATGCGTTTATTAACGGCGTTTACGATTACCGCCAGAACGATCGCAATTCGTATCGTGCAAACCGCATTGTCCGCTTGATTGGACAGGCTAAGATTGGCCAAAGCGTTACGACCGCCGAAGCTTACCACCAGGTGCTTGACTTTGTGAGTGGCATGACGGACAATTACGCTACTTACCTCGCTCGTCAAATTGGCGGGCTTGCGATGGGCTATTAAGAGGTTGGCTCGGTGAGTGCGCTGGATATCGGCATCAAGAACGATGCTTCAAAAATTTGGCTTTTTGATTACGACTTGACGCTTTACGGCGAAGAGGAACGCTTTGTCTTAAATTCGCTTGACCACCGCATTGCTGAATTTGTCCAAAAGACCGTGGGTGGAACGTTTGAAAGTGCTACAGAAATCCGCAAGGATTATTTGCACCGTTTTGGCACAACGCTTTCCGGGCTTATGGCGATGAATGGTACGGCTCCCGACGATTTTTTTGATTTTATCCATGAACCCGAATACCTGATTTACCCGAAGGTGGCGCCTGAAAAGCTTGAACTTTTAAAGTCGCTTGTGGGACATCGCTTTGTGTTTACGAATGGGCGAGGGGACTGGAGCCGCGCGGGCATGGCGCACATGCAGCTCGATTCTGCGATTGAGGATGTTTTTGACCTCAAGCTCATGGATTGGGAAGGCAAGCCTCACGTGAGCGCATACGATAAAATTGAAAAATGGCTTGTGGCGCGGGGTGTCTTGGCTCAGGAATCGTCGGAAAAGTCGCAAATTGTGCTGCTTGAAGATTCGCTACGCAATTTGGAACCCGCTCATGAGCGCGGATGGACGACTGTTCTCGTGAATCCGAACATTCAAGCGCCCAGTTGGGTGGATTTTCATATCCCGCATTTACTAAATTTAAAAGAGAAGCTAGTTACTAATCACTAACCACTAATCACTAACCACCAACCACTAAAAACATGCTCGATTTACTTTCCATGGATTTTATGCAGAACGCTCTCATCGCAGCGGTGCTTGTTGCCATTGCTTGTGGCGTTATGGGAACGTACGTCGTGGTGAACCGCTTGACGGCTCTTTCGGGCGGTGTGGCTCATGCCTCGTTTGGTGGGGTGGGGCTGGCTTGCTTTATCGGTTTTTCGCCGATGCTTGGCTCGCTTGGTTTTGCACTTGCCTGTGCGATGCTTATGGGTGCGCTCACGTGGCGCGACCGCAAACATGCCGATACGTTTATCGGGATTATTTGGGCGGCAGGCATGGCACTTGGCGTGATTTTAACGGATTTGACGCCTGGTTACAGTGGCGAAATGATGAGTTTCTTGTTTGGTAGCCTTTTGACCGTGCCGACAGAACTCCTCTGGTGGATGGGGGCGTTGCTCGTGTTCATCTTGGGCGCTGTTTCGGTTTGCTTCCGCAATTTCCTTTCGATTTCATACGATCCGGAGTTTGCTCGCGTCCGCGGCATTCCCGTGCTGAATTACTACATGCTTTTGATTGCGCTGATTGCACTCACGGTCGTGATTGCCGTGCAGGCGGTGGGCATGATTCTCGTGATTGCGCTCCTCACGATTCCCGCTTACATCGCGGAATGCTATGCCAAAAATTTACTCCAGATGATGGTTATTTCGGTTCTGGTTTCGCTTGTACTTGTGGTGCTTGGACTCTTAGTCGCATGCCAGTTGAACTTTGTCGTTGGACCTACGATTATCGCAGGTGGCGTCATCTTGTACTTGCTCAACTTTGCCGTTAAAAAGATTGTGAAAAAATAGGAGAGGGAAAATGTTTTCAATGTTGCGCGTTTCTGTAGCTTTAGCGTGTTCGTTCTTGGCGACGTCTGCATTTTCTGCCGTTGCCCGTAATTCGTTCGACAATATGGACGTCAAAACGTCTTATTCCGAACTTTTGCAAGAGAAAAATGCCCGTAA
Coding sequences within it:
- a CDS encoding metallophosphoesterase yields the protein MNSSIDFIGDIHGHYDELVVLLKKLGYEERGGAFRYPGDARTVVFLGDYIDRGSRVRDTVNLVRAMRDAGSAVALLGNHEFNALSFWHENGAGGRPIKSIRGGYLREHSFNKVAIHVKTVESYRGRKAEFQEMLDFLKTLPLYLETDLFRAQHACFDLKCADVLKAEGIRSFMDGDFDELIARANDKNDEYDDSLYWPISLFLKGPELDLPEGVTFRDAEGVNRKRTRIRWWINPKNVTLQDLSFQPGVELPPREVPLEIQTRDFYGENERPVFFGHYWLTGMPELIRDNVCCLDYSVAGYRGDGRLVAYRFDGEQKLDNRKFVSVEAGTAL
- a CDS encoding OmpA family protein, translated to MKRVAMGLALALAASSAFAGHANTINKTGFVGVNKTQSAQSLGHSKLVFTALGDYAFGNSMFKADPENGYNYAFENEYTKQKAEAAQYSGISAYVGLAIGLLDYFDIGVTLPVFYDQFNGNAVCGEAEGCNPAALAGTKVGYIGNVTASLKARAPIPADVPIDFAAFFRYSFKTSKNSKQGVWIREPEYIAKEVGMAFPYGTAKSVMTVGAALTFDLSKIDVMPLLVHINGGYRMSMDKAYMSFPFASAALEFYVLDFLSFFGEFYMDIQTEDFTWNVAQYGLPEKLDMKQVTGGAVFHLPIGLDIQLGASVYVGNDNYVHFARVMENEENFLTGIKATKTRVNPQLALFGGLTWSGFLAPQDRDGDGVADSDDRCPDDYGHRLNGGCPMGNPDSDEDGVCDAWVSEKGMLDEFRNVCEGIDQCPTEKGNKSNGCPTDDPDPDKDGVCDAWVSQKGELDNFKEICEGIDQCPAEAGTLVNNGCPEDNPDPDGDGLCSPWVTDKNKLDQYAGVCKGYDMCPGEAGAAGNKGCPWDDPDSDGDGICDEWVVQKKLGYYFEKAAEDESVAKEWFISKTCKGLDKCPLEHGVAANDGCPLPDPDLDKDGVCDAWVTERNMFNLFEGVCAGLDRCPNEAGDDGFGCPKKKVEKLEGISFKSGSATVNANAKRILKGIAQKLKEDEAYKDLKIVIQGHTDNRGKAKKNLKLSDRRAKAVMKQLTKFGVAKNRIKAVGLGSTCPVDDNSTADGREMNRRIEMHFVTPENDGMKCESNYVGD
- a CDS encoding thymidylate synthase — translated: MQQYLDLLKDIIDNGVDRSDRTGTGTRSVFGRQTRFDLSKGFPCLTTKKLHLRSIIHELLWFLKGDTNIKYLHDNKVTIWDEWADENGDLGPVYGHQWRSWPTPDGGHIDQIANLINSLKNNPDSRRHLVCAWNVAEVDKMALPPCHCLFQFYVGGVGASGKRKLSCQLYQRSADMFLGVPFNIASYSLLTMMLAQVCGYEAGEFVHTFGDLHLYSNHFDQAREQLSRTPRALPTMKMNPDVKDLFNFKFEDFELVNYDPWPTIKAPIAV
- a CDS encoding deoxyguanosinetriphosphate triphosphohydrolase, with the protein product MLQWDTLLSATRYGHPADPDPNRSDFHRDYDRIVFSTAFRRLGRKTQVHPFSVNDHVHSRLTHSLEVSSVGRSLAITVYHLIKKHLPKYVNEYQFGTIVQSACLAHDIGNPPFGHAGEAAIREWFRKNRHSAPMSELSDKEIADFENFDGNAQGHRILSKLEYHFLDGGMRLTYATIGSMIKYPRLAYYGCPTSLFRTEAELYRETAEILGIPEIENGVWARHPLVYLMEAADDICYSILDVEDAIELGILTFGDVRNMFSFLCGPEVDIDREFEENGQNFRDFLSSIRGRAIQNLIDDVAVLFVKHYDRIMEGSLDKHLIDLSRSDTMEGIRIAKRLGVERIYPDRRKTELEVGSYTTLSTVLDAFINGVYDYRQNDRNSYRANRIVRLIGQAKIGQSVTTAEAYHQVLDFVSGMTDNYATYLARQIGGLAMGY
- a CDS encoding pyrimidine 5'-nucleotidase, which codes for MSALDIGIKNDASKIWLFDYDLTLYGEEERFVLNSLDHRIAEFVQKTVGGTFESATEIRKDYLHRFGTTLSGLMAMNGTAPDDFFDFIHEPEYLIYPKVAPEKLELLKSLVGHRFVFTNGRGDWSRAGMAHMQLDSAIEDVFDLKLMDWEGKPHVSAYDKIEKWLVARGVLAQESSEKSQIVLLEDSLRNLEPAHERGWTTVLVNPNIQAPSWVDFHIPHLLNLKEKLVTNH
- a CDS encoding metal ABC transporter permease; the encoded protein is MLDLLSMDFMQNALIAAVLVAIACGVMGTYVVVNRLTALSGGVAHASFGGVGLACFIGFSPMLGSLGFALACAMLMGALTWRDRKHADTFIGIIWAAGMALGVILTDLTPGYSGEMMSFLFGSLLTVPTELLWWMGALLVFILGAVSVCFRNFLSISYDPEFARVRGIPVLNYYMLLIALIALTVVIAVQAVGMILVIALLTIPAYIAECYAKNLLQMMVISVLVSLVLVVLGLLVACQLNFVVGPTIIAGGVILYLLNFAVKKIVKK